In Plodia interpunctella isolate USDA-ARS_2022_Savannah chromosome 1, ilPloInte3.2, whole genome shotgun sequence, one DNA window encodes the following:
- the LOC128683871 gene encoding 5'-AMP-activated protein kinase subunit gamma-like, with product MDPILENESATAENIARHGKKHKQKKKRNQNEIQKDIQTVVGEKKKFVVTTLSTTDDKESPSGSVAASNIHTVHFGTRGVESQRPHIRSIFKDRSAETSRPSSSERDSVEKKEYETFHGTSSSPRSSIFDIFRIRRKSDAKKYPKPVKPIETQETSKEQQNAADTKDSHKKYYHTVTGASSRKYSPITRVMDIFNFKSKPHTENNQADQGKKKSNTLRRSSIETTSPTYHKNSYASLDPVQAKQIFREVRGLPRYDPYLSIVQISLGGRDKTRLLLNFFKYHKCYEILPKSAKVIIFDTQFLVRKTFPTLISHGIRSAPLWDANKKLLVGMITVTDFIRILLYLEAENLSVEDLERHTLHNWRKILRSTRKQLCCVSPDQSLHEAINLLNKNRVHRLLMVDPQSGDVLYILSHKRILRFLFVYLNEFPELTFFHKTLTDLKIGTFDDIHSVNDDTSIKSAFQLLLEKDISALPILDENGKLIDVYAKYEVLNLVNEKLYSNLSLTIGEVRKKKKDWEEKLQKCRSSITLYEALEVIVRTESHRLLLVNKEDKLIAIVSLSDILQYLNRIIPTEKKVSSLQEIFKPLEENKFAESPKETDNDVISIEVPNIGAEQNKIVPEIDENNLEREVVTNEKENINGVEENEILSETKQTDDNRHVNNSLIVEPAVDSSTIDEPIADVKE from the coding sequence atggatccaattttagaaaatgaatCTGCTACGGCAGAGAATATTGCTAGACATGGCAAGAAgcacaaacagaaaaagaaaagaaaccaaaatgaaatacaaaaagaTATACAAACAGTAGTTGGCGAGAAGAAAAAATTTGTTGTCACCACTTTATCAACAACCGACGATAAAGAAAGTCCTTCGGGTAGTGTAGCAGCAAGTAATATTCACACGGTACATTTTGGTACACGCGGTGTGGAATCACAAAGACCACACATTAgatctatttttaaagataGATCTGCAGAAACATCTCGACCATCAAGTTCTGAAAGAGATTCCGTGGAAAAAAAGGAATATGAAACATTTCACGGAACATCGTCTAGTCCTCGTAGttctatttttgatatatttcgAATAAGGAGAAAGAGTGATGCTAAAAAGTATCCAAAGCCTGTCAAACCAATAGAAACTCAAGAAACTTCAAAAGAACAGCAAAATGCAGCCGATACAAAAGATTctcataaaaagtattatcatACAGTTACAGGGGCATCGTCGCGGAAATACAGTCCTATCACTAGAGTTAtggatatatttaatttcaaaagtaaACCACATACTGAGAATAATCAAGCTGATCaaggaaaaaagaaaagtaataCGTTACGTCGATCTTCAATAGAGACAACTTCACCTACTTACCATAAAAATTCTTATGCTTCATTAGATCCAGTGCAAGCTAAGCAAATTTTCAGGGAGGTTAGAGGACTTCCCAGATATGATCCATATTTATCAATTGTACAAATATCGTTAGGGGGTAGAGACAAAACTAGATTGTTGttgaattttttcaaataccaTAAATGTTACGAAATTTTACCTAAATCTgcaaaagtaattatatttgacaCTCAGTTCTTAGTTAGAAAAACATTTCCTACGCTTATATCTCACGGTATTAGATCGGCTCCACTTTGGGATGccaacaaaaaattacttgttGGTATGATAACAGTAACTGATTTCATTCGTATTCTTCTTTATCTAGAAGCTGAAAATTTATCTGTAGAGGACTTAGAACGGCATACTCTTCATAAttggagaaaaatattaaggtCCACACGCAAACAACTTTGTTGTGTGAGTCCAGACCAGTCTCTACATGAAgctattaatttgttaaataaaaatcgtgTCCATCGTTTGCTTATGGTTGATCCTCAATCTGGCgatgttttgtatatattatctCACAAAAGGATCTTgcgatttttatttgtctatttaaatgaatttccAGAATTAACGTTTTTCCACAAAACTTTAACTGATTTGAAAATTGGTACTTTCGACGATATTCACTCCGTAAATGATGATACTAGTATTAAGTCAGCATTTCAGTTACTGCTTGAAAAAGATATATCTGCTTTACCAATATTAGATGAAAATGGCAAACTTATTGATGTCTATGCAAAATATGAAGTATTGAATCTGGTCAACGAAAAACTTTATAGCAATTTATCGTTGACAATAGGggaagtaagaaaaaaaaagaaagactgGGAAgaaaagttacaaaaatgtcGTTCAAGTATTACTTTATATGAGGCCTTAGAAGTTATAGTAAGAACTGAGAGTCATCGATTACTGTTAGTAAATAAGGAAGATAAACTTATAGCGATTGTTTCATTATctgatattttacaatatttaaatagaataattCCGACTGAGAAAAAGGTTTCGTCGCTTCAAGAAATTTTCAAACCTCTTGAAGAAAATAAGTTTGCGGAGTCACCGAAAGAAACAGATAATGACGTTATATCGATCGAAGTACCAAATATAGGCGcggaacaaaataaaattgtacctGAAATTgacgaaaataatttagaaaggGAAGTTGTAactaatgaaaaagaaaatattaatggcGTGGAGGAAAACGAGATTTTGTCGGAAACAAAACAGACCGATGATAATAGACAcgtaaataatagtttaatagTAGAACCAGCAGTAGATTCCTCTACGATAGATGAACCGATTGCTGATGTTAAAGAATAA